A window of Eriocheir sinensis breed Jianghai 21 unplaced genomic scaffold, ASM2467909v1 Scaffold698, whole genome shotgun sequence contains these coding sequences:
- the LOC126993895 gene encoding heme peroxidase 2-like isoform X23: protein MGPKKDEKGQDKKKRSSAAAAASPDDDEQQEDTQEQPAKKVKGRSKERSSSATGETPPPPALLRHQSTWTQSPNLVMMMLGGAAGPWYPRLVHGRLAQDQGCRKEHIQNCTHFRGGDEIHGTTGQKVKERPIASTFYAPFDLYKRGKFDEILEGMVSSHAQNEDMAISEAMTSKMFEDAKTGVGLDLAAQILQQGRDHGIAGYNRWRHLCGLPKAASFQGLSDVVAPENIKKLQGIYKHVDDVDLFTGGLAEKPNCGALVGPTFGCLIGRQFHHLRRGDRYWYEDDIPPSSFTKEQLYELCKTSLGRVICDSSDKLQHVQPKVMLEADSFLNAPMACQGKHIKGVDLKKWKTASPNFIIPDKMLQESIERARRDITNMRDSEWNLWEARLSKPRATSITGQPLPSPRLISTNMHNDVSAPHVRYTLMVMQWGQLIDHDIIFTPINKGFQDSILDCRRCDSPQTVHPECFPIGIPSNDPFFPPVNISSGQPFCIPLTRSMPGQLTLELNG, encoded by the exons ATGGGACCaaaaaaggacgagaagggacaagacaagaagaaaaggtcttctgctgccgctgctgcctctcctgatgatgatgagcaacaagaagacactcaagaacaacctgccaagaaagtgaagggacgaTCCAAGGAGAGGTCATCGTCTGCTACCGGGGAGACACCCCCTCCTCCAGCCCTCTTGCGTCACCAATCCACTTGGACACAGAGCCCCAacctggtcatgatgatgctggg GGGCGCGGCAGGTCCCTGGTACCCCCGCCTGGTTCATGGCCGCCTCGCACAAGACCAAGGTTGTCGCAAAGAACATATCCAGAATTGCACTCATTTCCGAGGAGGCGACGAAATACACGGCAcaaca GGTCAGAAGGTCAAGGAACGCCCCATTGCCAGCACCTTCTACGCACCCTTCGACCTTTACAAGCGAGGCAAGTTCGACGAGATCCTTGAGGGGATGGTCAGCTCCCACGCCCAGAACGAGGACATGGCCATTTCCGAAGCCATGACCAGCAAGATGTTCGAGGACGCTAAGACTG gtgTTGGCCTGGACCTGGCGGCACAGATCCTGCAGCAGGGGCGTGACCACGGCATCGCTGGATACAACCGCTGGAGGCACCTCTGCGGCCTCCCGAAAGCTGCCTCCTTCCAAGGCCTGAGTGACGTCGTTGCCCCGGAAAACATCAAGAAACTACAAGGGATTTATAA GCATGTGGATGATGTGGATCTCTTCACCGGTGGACTCGCGGAAAAGCCAAACTGTGGAGCGCTGGTCGGGCCCACGTTTGGCTGTTTGATTGGTCGCCAGTTCCACCACCTGAGGCGAGGCGATCGTTACTGGTATGAGGACGACATCCCGCCCTCCTCATTCACtaagg AACAACTTTACGAGCTCTGCAAGACCAGCCTGGGACGTGTGATCTGCGACAGCAGCGACAAGCTCCAGCACGTCCAGCCCAAGGTCATGCTGGAGGCTGATTCCTTCCT GAATGCCCCAATGGCCTGCCAGGGGAAGCATATCAAGGGTGTGgacctgaagaagtggaagaccgCCAGCCCCAACTTCATCATTCCCGACAAGATGCTTCAGGAGAGCATTGAGAGGGCCAGGCGCGACATCACCAACATGAGGGACTCCGAGTGGAACCTCTGGGAAGCAC GGCTATCAAAACCCCGAGCTACGTCAATCACAGGTCAGCCGCTTCCCTCCCCTCGGCTAATCTCTACGAACATGCACAACGATGTCTCGGCTCCTCATGTTCGCTACACCCTCATGGTCATGCAATGGGGGCAGCTTATCGACCATGACATCATCTTCACGCCCATCaacaaag ggttCCAGGACTCCATTCTTGACTGCCGGCGCTGCGACTCACCCCAGACGGTTCACCCCGAGTGCTTCCCTATCGGCATTCCCTCCAATGACCCGTTCTTTCCACCAGTCAATATCTCCTCTGGGCAGCCTTTCTGTATCCCTCTGACGCGCTCCATGCCGGGACAGCTGActctag
- the LOC126993895 gene encoding heme peroxidase 2-like isoform X20, with protein MGPKKDEKGQDKKKRSSAAAAASPDDDEQQEDTQEQPAKKVKGRSKERSSSATGETPPPPALLRHQSTWTQSPNLVMMMLGGAAGPWYPRLVHGRLAQDQGCRKEHIQNCTHFRGGDEIHGTTGQKVKERPIASTFYAPFDLYKRGKFDEILEGMVSSHAQNEDMAISEAMTSKMFEDAKTGVGLDLAAQILQQGRDHGIAGYNRWRHLCGLPKAASFQGLSDVVAPENIKKLQGIYKHVDDVDLFTGGLAEKPNCGALVGPTFGCLIGRQFHHLRRGDRYWYEDDIPPSSFTKEQLYELCKTSLGRVICDSSDKLQHVQPKVMLEADSFLNAPMACQGKHIKGVDLKKWKTASPNFIIPDKMLQESIERARRDITNMRDSEWNLWEARLSKPRATSITGQPLPSPRLISTNMHNDVSAPHVRYTLMVMQWGQLIDHDIIFTPINKGFQDSILDCRRCDSPQTVHPECFPIGIPSNDPFFPPVNISSGQPFCIPLTRSMPGQLTLGHACQDALR; from the exons ATGGGACCaaaaaaggacgagaagggacaagacaagaagaaaaggtcttctgctgccgctgctgcctctcctgatgatgatgagcaacaagaagacactcaagaacaacctgccaagaaagtgaagggacgaTCCAAGGAGAGGTCATCGTCTGCTACCGGGGAGACACCCCCTCCTCCAGCCCTCTTGCGTCACCAATCCACTTGGACACAGAGCCCCAacctggtcatgatgatgctggg GGGCGCGGCAGGTCCCTGGTACCCCCGCCTGGTTCATGGCCGCCTCGCACAAGACCAAGGTTGTCGCAAAGAACATATCCAGAATTGCACTCATTTCCGAGGAGGCGACGAAATACACGGCAcaaca GGTCAGAAGGTCAAGGAACGCCCCATTGCCAGCACCTTCTACGCACCCTTCGACCTTTACAAGCGAGGCAAGTTCGACGAGATCCTTGAGGGGATGGTCAGCTCCCACGCCCAGAACGAGGACATGGCCATTTCCGAAGCCATGACCAGCAAGATGTTCGAGGACGCTAAGACTG gtgTTGGCCTGGACCTGGCGGCACAGATCCTGCAGCAGGGGCGTGACCACGGCATCGCTGGATACAACCGCTGGAGGCACCTCTGCGGCCTCCCGAAAGCTGCCTCCTTCCAAGGCCTGAGTGACGTCGTTGCCCCGGAAAACATCAAGAAACTACAAGGGATTTATAA GCATGTGGATGATGTGGATCTCTTCACCGGTGGACTCGCGGAAAAGCCAAACTGTGGAGCGCTGGTCGGGCCCACGTTTGGCTGTTTGATTGGTCGCCAGTTCCACCACCTGAGGCGAGGCGATCGTTACTGGTATGAGGACGACATCCCGCCCTCCTCATTCACtaagg AACAACTTTACGAGCTCTGCAAGACCAGCCTGGGACGTGTGATCTGCGACAGCAGCGACAAGCTCCAGCACGTCCAGCCCAAGGTCATGCTGGAGGCTGATTCCTTCCT GAATGCCCCAATGGCCTGCCAGGGGAAGCATATCAAGGGTGTGgacctgaagaagtggaagaccgCCAGCCCCAACTTCATCATTCCCGACAAGATGCTTCAGGAGAGCATTGAGAGGGCCAGGCGCGACATCACCAACATGAGGGACTCCGAGTGGAACCTCTGGGAAGCAC GGCTATCAAAACCCCGAGCTACGTCAATCACAGGTCAGCCGCTTCCCTCCCCTCGGCTAATCTCTACGAACATGCACAACGATGTCTCGGCTCCTCATGTTCGCTACACCCTCATGGTCATGCAATGGGGGCAGCTTATCGACCATGACATCATCTTCACGCCCATCaacaaag ggttCCAGGACTCCATTCTTGACTGCCGGCGCTGCGACTCACCCCAGACGGTTCACCCCGAGTGCTTCCCTATCGGCATTCCCTCCAATGACCCGTTCTTTCCACCAGTCAATATCTCCTCTGGGCAGCCTTTCTGTATCCCTCTGACGCGCTCCATGCCGGGACAGCTGActctag
- the LOC126993895 gene encoding peroxidasin homolog isoform X25 codes for MGPKKDEKGQDKKKRSSAAAAASPDDDEQQEDTQEQPAKKVKGRSKERSSSATGETPPPPALLRHQSTWTQSPNLVMMMLGGAAGPWYPRLVHGRLAQDQGCRKEHIQNCTHFRGGDEIHGTTGQKVKERPIASTFYAPFDLYKRGKFDEILEGMVSSHAQNEDMAISEAMTSKMFEDAKTGVGLDLAAQILQQGRDHGIAGYNRWRHLCGLPKAASFQGLSDVVAPENIKKLQGIYKHVDDVDLFTGGLAEKPNCGALVGPTFGCLIGRQFHHLRRGDRYWYEDDIPPSSFTKEQLYELCKTSLGRVICDSSDKLQHVQPKVMLEADSFLNAPMACQGKHIKGVDLKKWKTASPNFIIPDKMLQESIERARRDITNMRDSEWNLWEARLSKPRATSITGQPLPSPRLISTNMHNDVSAPHVRYTLMVMQWGQLIDHDIIFTPINKGLHS; via the exons ATGGGACCaaaaaaggacgagaagggacaagacaagaagaaaaggtcttctgctgccgctgctgcctctcctgatgatgatgagcaacaagaagacactcaagaacaacctgccaagaaagtgaagggacgaTCCAAGGAGAGGTCATCGTCTGCTACCGGGGAGACACCCCCTCCTCCAGCCCTCTTGCGTCACCAATCCACTTGGACACAGAGCCCCAacctggtcatgatgatgctggg GGGCGCGGCAGGTCCCTGGTACCCCCGCCTGGTTCATGGCCGCCTCGCACAAGACCAAGGTTGTCGCAAAGAACATATCCAGAATTGCACTCATTTCCGAGGAGGCGACGAAATACACGGCAcaaca GGTCAGAAGGTCAAGGAACGCCCCATTGCCAGCACCTTCTACGCACCCTTCGACCTTTACAAGCGAGGCAAGTTCGACGAGATCCTTGAGGGGATGGTCAGCTCCCACGCCCAGAACGAGGACATGGCCATTTCCGAAGCCATGACCAGCAAGATGTTCGAGGACGCTAAGACTG gtgTTGGCCTGGACCTGGCGGCACAGATCCTGCAGCAGGGGCGTGACCACGGCATCGCTGGATACAACCGCTGGAGGCACCTCTGCGGCCTCCCGAAAGCTGCCTCCTTCCAAGGCCTGAGTGACGTCGTTGCCCCGGAAAACATCAAGAAACTACAAGGGATTTATAA GCATGTGGATGATGTGGATCTCTTCACCGGTGGACTCGCGGAAAAGCCAAACTGTGGAGCGCTGGTCGGGCCCACGTTTGGCTGTTTGATTGGTCGCCAGTTCCACCACCTGAGGCGAGGCGATCGTTACTGGTATGAGGACGACATCCCGCCCTCCTCATTCACtaagg AACAACTTTACGAGCTCTGCAAGACCAGCCTGGGACGTGTGATCTGCGACAGCAGCGACAAGCTCCAGCACGTCCAGCCCAAGGTCATGCTGGAGGCTGATTCCTTCCT GAATGCCCCAATGGCCTGCCAGGGGAAGCATATCAAGGGTGTGgacctgaagaagtggaagaccgCCAGCCCCAACTTCATCATTCCCGACAAGATGCTTCAGGAGAGCATTGAGAGGGCCAGGCGCGACATCACCAACATGAGGGACTCCGAGTGGAACCTCTGGGAAGCAC GGCTATCAAAACCCCGAGCTACGTCAATCACAGGTCAGCCGCTTCCCTCCCCTCGGCTAATCTCTACGAACATGCACAACGATGTCTCGGCTCCTCATGTTCGCTACACCCTCATGGTCATGCAATGGGGGCAGCTTATCGACCATGACATCATCTTCACGCCCATCaacaaag GACTCCATTCTTGA